Proteins found in one Triticum urartu cultivar G1812 chromosome 4, Tu2.1, whole genome shotgun sequence genomic segment:
- the LOC125552376 gene encoding berberine bridge enzyme-like Cyn d 4, whose amino-acid sequence MRPFTRLCPLLLLLLLVSPSSPQPQELQEEEGGLHESFLRCVSRLSPDTADPSELVHAPADASYPPLLASTIQNLRFASPQTPRPSLLLTPRTVAEVQASVACCKAHGLTVRARSGGHDYEGLSYRAIRPSGGRPFAVIDVAALRTVRVDAERRVARAQPGATLGELYYAVAEGSGGELGFPAGICPTVCVGGHLSGGGFGPMMRKYGLAADNVVDAEVVDAGGKLLNRSAMGEDLFWAIRGGGGGSFGIVVSWTVSLVPVPSVVSAFTVRRLLRHGDEDEEAMLRLLTKWQLVAHALPDDLFVKLEMEPKVDDGGKRRPLVVFKSFFLGNCSGMVTQMGIHLPELDIKPSDCREMNWIQSMLYFYGYTNGQPAEVFLDRTLQPKEYYKIKLDYLTSPIPATGLSMLFTKIVEHQGGSIDIDPQGGRMSEIPESDTPYAHRRGYLYNFQYYVKWGSDKNVSYEEKHLGWVRGVHELMTPYVSNRPRAAYINFRDLDLGQNVEGNTSYEEAKVWGRMYFRGNFRRLAMVKAEVDPDQVFWSEQSIPPLVVARRKRKGQRHGGLVLEI is encoded by the coding sequence ATGCGGCCATTCACGCGTCTCTGtcccctcctcctcctgctcctcctcgtcTCGCCTTCGTCCCCGCAGCCGCAGgagctccaagaagaagagggcggcctccacgaGAGCTTCCTGCGTTGTGTGTCCCGCCTCTCGCCGGACACCGCCGACCCGTCCGAGCTCGTCCACGCGCCGGCGGACGCCTCCTACCCGCCCCTTCTCGCCTCCACCATCCAGAACCTCCGCTTCGCCTCGCCTCAGACGCCGAGGCCATCGCTGCTCCTCACGCCCAGGACCGTCGCCGAGGTGCAGGCGTCCGTGGCCTGCTGCAAGGCCCACGGCCTCACCGTCCGCGCCCGCAGCGGAGGCCACGACTACGAAGGCCTATCATATCGCGCGATCCGTCCCAGCGGCGGCCGCCCGTTCGCCGTCATCGACGTCGCCGCGCTCCGAACAGTGCGGGTCGATGCGGAACGCCGCGTGGCGCGCGCCCAGCCCGGGGCCACCCTTGGGGAGCTCTACTACGCGGTCGCGGAGGGGAGCGGTGGTGAGCTGGGGTTCCCCGCCGGGATCTGCCCCACGGTCTGCGTCGGTGGGCACCTCAGCGGCGGCGGATTCGGGCCGATGATGCGCAAATACGGCCTGGCCGCCGACAACGTCGTAGACGCCGAGGTGGTGGACGCGGGAGGGAAGCTCCTGAACCGGTCAGCCATGGGGGAGGACCTCTTCTGGGCGATcaggggcggcggaggaggaagctTCGGCATCGTCGTTTCTTGGACCGTGAGTCTGGTCCCCGTCCCGAGCGTCGTATCCGCCTTCACCGTCCGTCGGCTACTCCGGCATGGTGACGAGGACGAGGAAGCAATGCTCCGTCTCCTGACCAAATGGCAGCTCGTGGCACACGCCCTCCCGGACGATCTCTTCGTCAAGCTGGAAATGGAGCCCAAGGTCGATGACGGCGGCAAGAGACGGCCATTGGTGGTGTTCAAGTCATTCTTTCTTGGCAATTGCAGCGGGATGGTTACCCAAATGGGCATCCATTTGCCAGAACTAGACATTAAGCCAAGCGATTGCAGAGAGATGAACTGGATTCAGTCGATGCTCTACTTCTACGGCTACACCAATGGCCAACCGGCAGAAGTGTTTCTGGACAGAACACTCCAACCCAAAGAATACTACAAGATCAAGCTAGACTACCTGACATCGCCAATTCCGGCAACCGGTCTAAGCATGTTGTTCACCAAGATCGTCGAACACCAGGGCGGCTCGATCGATATCGACCCCCAGGGCGGCAGGATGAGCGAGATACCAGAATCCGACACGCCGTATGCGCACCGCAGAGGGTACCTCTACAACTTCCAGTACTATGTCAAGTGGGGAAGTGACAAGAACGTGTCATATGAGGAGAAGCATTTGGGTTGGGTCAGGGGGGTGCATGAGCTCATGACACCCTATGTGAGCAATAGGCCTAGAGCTGCATACATTAACTTCAGGGACCTGGACTTGGGGCAGAATGTGGAGGGCAATACAAGCTATGAGGAGGCCAAGGTGTGGGGGAGAATGTACTTCAGGGGAAACTTCAGGAGGTTGGCAATGGTGAAGGCAGAGGTTGATCCTGACCAGGTGTTCTGGAGTGAGCAGAGCATCCCTCCTCTGGTTGTGGCCAGGAGGAAGAGGAAGGGACAGAGGCATGGTGGATTGGTTTTAGAGATTTGA